The nucleotide sequence cattattattattaattattattattattaattattattattaattattattaataattattattattaattattattattaattatcATTGCACTGGATGCATGCCAAAGATAAACCAGTACAAACCACAGTCATACACTCTTCTTATCCGTATCAGTCACTCTCACAGAATAACTGTTCACACCAAAATGTTTGCGATTCAGTCCACGTTAAGTGAAATATTATTGAGTAATCAATTGTTTTctggaacaaaaacatgtcAAAGAAAATAATTATGATGAATGTTCACACAGAACATTATTGACAAGAATACACAATGTTGTAAGATTAACTAGAAACACGCAGTCCAACAGTTGAACGGTTTAGCTCCCTTGACCTTCTGTTTGGTCAACTAGGCCACAAACACTTCTTTTTCTCCAACGGAAAAGTGTTGACCCAAATTTGTTCAGTCAATTTTATTTCAGCTAATATCTTCATAGTTGGTGAGCATGAACTTCAGTTTGTGCATGGTCATTCCATAAAGTTTCCGGTTTGTGTTTAAATGGTTCGACTCTTAATTATCTTCTCATCAAACTGTTTCCAAATAACATATCCGGAATTGTGAATGACGCGAACGCGTTTCTGAAtcgggattgccctgaacctagctatAATTCATTTCTTCAGATCACCGATGATCTGGGGTGTTTTTGTATACTTGGACCTTCAGCTATTCCAAAAGGTAGAACACCGGAAGGTTTAAATCGAGTGAGAGTGGGTATTGTTCAGTGTTTGACCTCCTACTGTTGTGTCAACCCCGGTGTAACGCGAGAAAGAGCACAACAAAACATAGAGCTCCTATAAATAGCATACGATCAACGCTGGGAGACAACTCTGTTTGGGATTACTGCTTCAGTCTGTCACACTTAGAATGGGTCAAAATAAGGCCAGGGTCAATACACATTCTGTCAAGTTAAGACACTTAGTATCAACGAAAAGTAGTTTGAAAGTCTCTCCTGCTTTGAATTGGTCAGTGTCTATGATCGGGAACGCGAAACAAGTGCGACTCTGGCATGTAGCCGCTATGGCACACAACATTTGGAAGAGCGGCTATACTTGATTGGGTACATAGGATTCCCGAGTCTTCACCAAGCGAATGGCTCTCACACAGGAACTTATGTTTAGGCTGAATTCCTAGGCGTTCAGAGGGAGAAAGGCACTCACACTGCATCTTGGATTCAGACCGGATTTCCGATCGTTCAGCGTGCGAATGGCACTCACATTGATACTCAGGTTCAGACTGGTTTCCTGAACATTCACAAAGCGAATTGCACTCGCGCTGCTGCCGTTGAGCTTTCTTTGAAGTATTGTACCCACGCTCTTTTGATGGCGGGATGGACTCAAGGTTTGCCACCCCTTCAACACCACTGTTTGAGTCTATGACGAGAACGTTTTGCAGCGTTTGCTGTCCTAAAGGCGAATCAGCACCAGTCACTGTTTGTCCATCTCCGTCTTCAGCTGAGTCCGCGTTTATCTCGGCATAGCAACGGACAACATCCTTCTGAATAGGTGGAGAGGACACAGTTTGTACAACTAATGTTGCGCTGAACTTCTCGTCACTTTTGATGCCACACTCAATGACTTCGGGCACGGGGGACAAAATAGGTCGGTCCAGAGCAGTATCGTGGCGGATCTGTTTCAACCCTTTAAACACCTGCGGAATTGCAGCCGGAGAAGACTGATGTCCAGAAACCCGTTCTGTGGGAGATGTAAGGACGTCCAGCTGCGTGTATGTCCCTGTGGTTGGACTCAAAACCGTTCGAAGGTATGACTCGCTCTGCTGCCCAAGCGGGACGCTGGCTGAGGCATCCTTTAGTTTCTCTATGGCTTTGCTAGTCACCTTTGGGTCTGTTATGTTGATGCCAGCCGAGGAGTGTTTCGATTCTTCACAACGCAGAGCTTTGCCTGATGTTTCAACGTCATTTCCATGTACCATTTTCACATAACATGTATCCAAGTTAGGCTGAATACAGACAGCTTTCACGTGATTTTCAGCAAATTCCACTCCAGCCTCCCACGCAAAAGGCTGCACGCACTGACTTTCACGATGATCAGTCATCTTTCGCTCTTCTTCTGTGCCTGAGCCACGCTCCTCGTGGGCAGACTGTCTAGCCAGCAGGGGTTCTGACGCATCGTCCTTGCCCTCAACCCCCTCCTCTGCTAACCCCGCCTCTTGCTCCACACAAGGCTGGCAGTGTCTTGCTGCGCGGTTTGAGATCGACGTCCTCGGCGTCCTCGAAGTCATCTCTATCTCGGTGATGTTGTTGTGACCTAGACCACTGGTAGGTAGGTCTATACactccttgctgcctgagtttgcTCCCCTGTCGCTACTCTTATTCTCGCCTGTCGACTCCACGCCTGAGTCTTCTGACGTCATCGAGCAACGGCCTTGATAGGAGACGTCTTTTCCTGCGTATGCTGTCTTGGGCTTAACCTACAGAAGTGACCACGTTTGTAAATTAGTACACGCAGTGTTATAGACCGAAGAATCTGTCGGCATTAACATTATGCAAAGTAAAATATAAATTTACAAAGCAATATCGTCGTTTATTGCCTTCTCTGTCAAAATCGCCGCTTATTGCCTTCACTGTCAAAAACACTGTCAATTAATCGATCAATCAACAAGCCATccatcgatcaatcaatcaatccatcactACATGTAAAGattttttagtcaagcagtatgtaagaaatgttaagtcctttgtactggaaacttgcattctcccagtaaggtaatacattgtactacgctgcaagcccctggagcaaattttcgattagtgcttttgtgaacaagaaacaattgacaagtggctctatcccatctcccccctttccccgtcgcgatataaccttcgtggttgaaaacgacgttaaacacaaaataaagaaagaaagaatcaatcattaaatcaattaatcattcaatcaatcaatcgatcaatcaatccatccatcaatacatcaatcaattaatcaattaatcaatcaatcaatcaatcaatcgcaGCATATGTAAGTTAAAGAAATGTCAAACATATAATACTCATTAATTTTGTACGCAGTATTATATCAAGACATCTTTACATCTAAACAGtagttattgttttttttcttctgacgATGAATTTGATGAGCGCGGGTTCAATTCATGTGCTAATGACCGAGAGATAAACAGTTCCTCTTAGTCAGGCCTCGATGACGTTCATGTACAGACGCCCAGGAACTGCACGATATGGGAGATAATTCGATCCAGGGCTATACTGACTGATCAAAGTGacggagttacctcccattttgAATACATGACAAGTGTTTCTTTTTTCATAGGTGCATCCCATTGCTTTTGCAGAAATGTGATACgctgacaaaacaaaatataaaattttCTAGAATcaaaaataaaccacaaaaataTGACTAGCATTTGAATACGATTGAACACTGAATATTTTGCTTCATTTGTGGCAGTAAGGGCCGACACGGTACTTCGAGGCAGAAAATGAACATCTGATACATCTACTGTACGCTATATATCAGCAATTCtcagaaaaaaaatacagtactTTAACCGGACTGATGCTGTCTGCAAGGGCAAGCATACAGTAATGTATCTATCTTTACTCAAAGTGACATTTAAGATTTAAAGGTAGCCTACTGTCCCTAACGCATGCCCCATCATGTCCAACACCACAGATTTAATTGTCAAGGCTTCCTCAGGGAATAACATAAAATAGAATAAAATCCTGTCACATGAACGCATACCCAAAATCGCTGTACTTTGGGCGGAATGGCCttttttctgaattaatttaCCTAGATTTACAAAGGCGTCACTCACAAAAAttaacacacaccccccccccccccccaatcacccaaacacgcacgcacgcacacacacacacacgcgctcacacacacactcacacacacacacaaacacacacactaacacacacacccggCCAAAAGCCATAATGTACAGGAAGCAGCCAAGCGGCTGTTGGATTTGTAGCATGTGTTTCGGCTTAGGGACCCACTTTACCCATGtaaaaagcctggcaagattgTGTGTAGGTGCACATCATCTCTTCCATGCAGGAATGATTTATTGTCACACagttttaatcaatcaatatgaggcttatatcgcgcgtattccgtgggtacagttctaagcgcagggatttatttttttattttttaaatttttatgcaatttatattgcgcacatattcaaggcgcagggatttatttatgccgtgtgagatggaatttattttacacaatacatcacgcattcacatcggccagcagatcgcagccatttcggcgcatatcctacttttcacggcctattattccaagtcacacgggtattttggtggacatttttatctatgcctatacaattttgccaggaaagaccgttttgtcaatcgtgggatctttaacgtgcacaccccaatgttgGTGCAGTACCTACCTTCAGTCCTTCTTCCGGGCCGTCAATCTTTAACGGTGAAAACTGTCCTTTCTTCCTGTTCGTTCTTCTCACGCACCATCTGAAAATAACAACATTATTTAAAAAGTATTCAAATTAAGCctcaacatttttttctgaaactgCTATTTGCTTGATCTTCAAGCAGCagttgccggtgtaacacgaaatttttactccacgaaaaatttactccggagtaaatatttcgtacgaaattcttactccgagtacacttttcgtacgagaaaagaactccccaaggcatgaaaaaattactccctccacgaaatttttactccccattttgtttacttcaagtaaaaatctcgtacacaaaaatgggatgcgggcgaagggataatgccaataagtgatctcgcgcacacgaatgtcgcgctaccctccttccaccccttccaccccttccaccaccaagactaacaggggacaagggagtaaaaatttcgtacacctggcatgggaagttaaattgctcgtgttggagtgaagtaatttattcgttatttattcgtcaggggagtaacatgtttgtacgaaatgtttactcggaactcacctgtcttggggagtaattttctcgtgcaatgggggagtgcgtTTTTCgcaaagggagtaactttttcgtacgaaatatttactccggagtaaaaaatctcgtgggagtaattttctcgtgttacaccggtttaCTGTGCAGGTTTGAAGACACGGCTCATATCTCAACCTACTGTCCTCTTTCCCTTTGTGTcaatacccccaccccctcccccccctctctttgtaAATGCACTTCAAATCCCGTATCGAATGTTATCCACTGACTCAGCTTGGATCCAGTATTATTGTGATGTTCCTTTCCTCGCTTGGTGCTGGACGAAGTTCTTTACCACGCGTTTCCTGTTACctaccattctgataatcatcgctccacggctatcaccagtttctctctgacagcatgctaaattattgcgcgaatctatcaaaacaagaatacagagttatctcccatatgtttttcgcgagcactgatctaaatttgagatcagtgttcgcgagacgaaaatgattgcagattggccgacttcgacagtgatctccgttctgttcttcacagttatgataaagacatcgttctagttatgataaagacatcgttctaaggtcaaaacaagtcgaaattttgagactgctgtcggaaggagaccgtgatatatggttgcatcactctcaactggtcacagaaaaaatcgtctgcaccggcgcgcaccgaagccaaagttgattatcacgtgacactttggggttgtttgcacagtatatacatccgcgaaagataggtcgcttgaaactgtcttacatatcaattcctttgtaatttaaaaattacacaacaccatgaaaaatcattatcgacgatcgcgaatttgcttatatccctaacacattacgaaaagatttaaatatgtaaaaaatcgatttcctctccagagaaggaaaaccaaggcatcctgtcagggatagaatgagatccgaagggaagtaactcatttttgacctgagttcaggatggttacCTACGTGGTGCTGGATTTGTCTGAGGCGGCTCGATTGAAAACGATTTTCTCTAACTCAGGGTTGAAAAAGAAATCGGAATCGCCTGTCGCCTTCCTGTTGTCACCTTTGCGTTATATTCGAATTATAAACAGATTAGTGCATTAAAACCTAATGTCTAACCTCGTATCTCTGTCATGGCATACAAAAGTTACAtcacaaaatttaaaaaaaaaacaagaaaatacgaATTTTAATGCCAAGAACTGATTTACATAAATCAGGATTAAATTATCTGGTGGCGTAGAGCATAAACGAGCAGGGATAGCAAAAAAACTTTTTAAAACAAGATAGTACTAATCGTCTTGAACAAACTTTCTTCTTTAGCACTATGAGATCTCacgatgagacgaaaaaccgaggtcccttcgtgtacactacattggggtgtgcacgttaaagatcccacgattgacaaaagggtctttcctggcaaaattgtatgggcatagataaaaattgtccaccaaatacccgtgtgacttggaataacaggccgtaaaaagtaaatattcgccgtaatggcttgagatttactggccgatgtgaatgcgtgatgtattgtgtaaaaaattccatctcacacggcagaaattaatatgtaaatcgccgtgagctcttgtgagaaggggcgattaataaatgtccattattattatttattattattattatataaaaattgttttgatttgtttaaaacGTCCTCCGCTAGCCCCTCGGCCGGACTGTAAAAGCCTGTGTCAGGGATCATGCTACTTTACACGGCATGGATGTTTGTTGAGGTTAAACATTAATTTGTGAATTGAAATTATCAATATCTTCCACTAGTTTGTAAAGCAAAGAAACGCATTCGCGTCAACAACAACTCACGTCAAACACAGGATACACAGAGGAAAGGCCACAGTCAGTCCTAAAGCCACTCCAACAGGAACAGCAAGATGGTAGCTGTCGCTCGTCAAACCTAAAActagtcatttaaaaaaaatatatcaatgtATATCATTTTCAACAAGCTTTTTATAGTTTTAAGCTGCCGCTCATCAAACCTGAGataagtctttcttttttttaaatatcttcTGTGTatgtcattttcaaaaagctttGTTTTAAGCCTCGGGAagaataaccaaacaacatgTTTCAGAACATGGTAAAGAACAGTTGAAGaaaaaccacaaccacaacagccGTATGAACATGTATATTAACATGAataaaaacattgtttaaaccaacaacaacaggaacaagattAACAACGACGACGCTGAcaacagcagcagtagcagcaacagcaacagcagcaacaacaacaacaacgacaacaacaacaacagcagcagcaacaacaacaacaaaaacagcaacagcagcagcagcagcagcaacaagaacaagaacaagaacaagaataagaataagaataagaatactttattaacTCAGTGTTGCTAAAGTATACGGAAGAAAAAGTGTTGTTAATGGGAGACTTTAATTTAGTTATGTCAAATGAGTTGGATATCATTGCTGGTGAAAATCATAAACAAAATGAAGTTGAGTTGTTGAAAGATATAATATTTAGACTGAATATGAGTGATGTTTGGAGAATGTTGCATGGCGAGGAAAAAGAGTATACATGGTGCAGACGTAACCCTTTTATCGCACGGCGACTGGATTATTGCTTTGTAACAGAGGACATTATTCCAAACTGTGTAAGTTGTGAAATTGTGTCGGTTGCAAATACCGATCACAGAGGGGTTTTGGTGGAAATGTGTGATTCCCAATTTGTACGGGGCCCAGGCTACTGGCGCTTTAATAATTCCTATTTGAAAGATCAAGCATTTGTTGAAAAAATGAATGCGTTAATAGAGGAGATGTGTAATAATGTGCCTAGGGGTGCTAATGCTCAGGATCAATGGGAAACATGTAAATCAAACATTAAATCGGTTTGTATAGAATTTGGTAAATCAAGGTCAAGAAGCCAGAAGAATGAATTTGTAGATTTACAAGCAAAGTTGCAACAGTTGGAAAAACATTGTGCAGAACAACCTAATAATGAGAAATTGCAGGCAGAAATGTTTAATGTTAAATCGAAATTGGAAATAATGACCATGGATAAAGCAAGAGGAGCTCATGTACGATCAAGAGCTAAGTGGgtagaagaaggagaaagaaataCGAAATATTTTTTGAATTTGGAAAAAGTACAAGCCCAAAATAATGTGATGACACATGTGAGGGCAAGTAATGGTGATATTGTTGATGATCAATTTCTTGTGTTGAATGAACAAGTGCAGTATTATAAATGTTTGTATGGTAAAAGTCCAGAAAGTCAGGAACGCATCAGGGCAGAAGCAAAGGAATTTTGTGATGAAGAAGAATTGGTTAAATTAACGAACGAAGATAGTAATGTATGTGAAGGGATGTTGACGGAAGCAGAGGTGGCAGCAGCATTAAAGATGATGAAAAATGGTTCATCACCTGGAAGTGACGGACTCACTACAGAGTTTATTAAAATGTTTTGGAATAGATTAAAGAGCATGATTACAGACTCGTTTAATGAAGCCTTTCGTAATAATAATTTGTCTTTTACGCAAAAACAAGGAATAATTAAGTTATTACAAAAAAGTACAGAATTACCCAGGGAAGACCTTAATAATTGGCGTCCAATTACCCTACTTAATACAGATTATAAGATCTTGGCAAAGGTTTTAAATCAGAGATTGAGTTCGGTTATTTGTAAGTTAGTAAATGAAGATCAAGTTGGTTACATAAAAGGAAGGAATATTGGAACCGTGATTCGTACAATAGATGACGTAATAGAGTATTTAAATCGAACGAATAAGTCTGGGTTTATATTGGCCCTTGACTATCGTAAAGCGTTTGATTCCATTTATAAGGAATTTATGATAGAAGCATTTAGATCATATGGTTTTGGTGAAGATTTTCAAAAATGGGTTAAGCTTTTAATGACAGACACTTTTAGTAGTATTAATCACGGAGGGTGGATTTCAGAACCGTTTCCCTTGAAGTGTGGTATAAGACAAGGTTGTCCATTTTCACCCCTGGCCTTTATATTGGCGGTGGAAATACTTGCCATTAAAATTAGGAAAAGTGATATAACGGGTGTTGAATTACCCTCAAAGGTGGGCGAGGAGAGTGCCCTAAAAATTAAACAGTTAGCAGACGATACAACAATATTTTTACAGAACAGTGGTGATGTCTTTAAAGTTAAAGATATAATAATACAGTTTGCAAAGTTTTCAGGACTGACCCTGAATgttaataaaaccaaaataatgaaaattggACAGCATTGTGGTCAGCAAAAGTTGCCCTTTGAGTGCACAGAGAAGATTAAGATTTTAGGTATATATTTCGTAAATAATGATAGAGCAATAACTGTTGAACAGAATTGGGTATTAAGAGTTCAGAAGATTAAGAAGTTGATTAAGATATGGAGTCGACGAGATTTAAGGATTCACGGTAAAATTGTAATaatcaaatgtttttttatttcacaGCTAGTATTTGTGATGCAGACGATTGGATTGCCAGAGCGGGTTTTGACAGAGTTAAATAGATTGTTTTATAAGTTTATTTGGCAGAGAAAGTGTTCgaataaaaaagcatttgaaaaagtgaaaagaaaagtaatggAGAAAGAAATAAGTGAAGGTGGGTTGAAAATGCTAAATGTGCACAGGATGCAAGAGTCTTTTTATTTACAATGGGTCGGACGTTTGTATGAAGAGAAGGGAGCAAATTGGACGTTTATACCACTATGGTTTCTGGGACATGTTGTTTCAGGgtatggttgttttgatttgaatgttaaaccgAGTAAGGAATTGAATTTGACAATGATTGGAAGCCCATTTTGGCAGAGGGTAGTGTGGACACACTTGAGTTACAAGCGTAGGATGGAACATGATAAGATTGATGTAAACaatttttataaacagattttgTGGAGCAATGATTTGATTCGGTATAAAgggaaaatgttgttttatttgtattggaaaaatgctgggattgaacgagtaagtgatttgtttatagtggaagaaaagagattgaagtcagcagcagaggtatatatacaaattggaaagaataatgcaaatattttattggaTTATTGGGCATTAATAAACGCATTACCCAAAGTATGGATTAAttggattgaaaataaacatattattgtccagatggataagcaattgtttgatggtagcctgtatatgataaaaataagccaaatacgaaaaatgatagaaaagaaaagtgtagatactgctgtagaaaaaccttgtgtatataatttttggttgaggaagttTGGTGTACAAGTAGATAAGGAAATTTGGACACTTGCCCATGTTTCCAAAGAAGTGAGGTTAAGAGAATTGCAATGGAAAATCTTACATAACATAtatccaacaaatattttattatgtaaaatgcaagtcagggagaataacagatgttgtatttgttggacggaagttgattttgttgaacatttcttttatgagtgcataccggtaaagttgttttggacgaagatagaaaactggatagaggaaaaggctggattgagggttaattttaagatgcaggatataatatttggctatcaagacacaagttgttgtaaaaagatgagaaattttgtaaatcacgtaatattaattgggaaaatgtgtattagtatttttagaaagacaacTTGTCAGGGATCAGTGTTCGTAATTTTCgagtttcaaatattaagtagaaaatttgatttgtaaatataaggaatatttccattgtaaagagaaaatgtccatgtctcgtgagtgtaatatacctctatgttggagttaaaaaaagaagaaaaaagaccaatgaagaaggatgctcaccgcctatttacaagaaaaaaagacagaaaaaaaagaagaaaaaaaggaaaaaaaaaaaaaaaaaaaaaaaaaaaggaaagaaaaaagagagaagaaaacaaggaagggttgaagcagcctgcatgcaactgaggtcaaaaaaaaaagaaataagaaaaaaaaagaaaaaaaaaaaaaaaaaaaaaaaaaagaatactttattatctcatcgagaaattcaggcgtggtacataacaataatacaaacaggacattgtttttacataagacatatagcactatataacagggcaggttataaacacacctccaaCATACCTCTCtagccattccttgcattgtgcttacgcattcagtcaagaacacatccatgtctcacttacacatcgcacacatggacattcttgtacgctcaacttacccattcacacatggacattcgaccacgctccacttacacattcttatatgctccacttacacattcccacatggacattcgactacgcccacttacacattcccacatgaaCATCTttaaagaacaacaagaacaagaagaacaagaacaacaagaacaagaacaacaagaacaagaacaacaagaacaagaagaacaagaagaacaagaagaacaagaacaacaacaacaagaagaacaagaacaacaagaagaacaagaacaagaacaacaagaacaagaacaacaagaacaagaacaacaacaacaacaagaacaacaacaagaacaagaacaacaagaacaagaagaacaagaacaagaagaacaagaacaacaggaacaagaagaacaagaagaacaagaacaagaacaagaacaacaagaacaagaagaacaagaagaacaagaacaacaagaacaagaagaacaagaagaacaagaagaacaagaacaagaacaacaagaacaagaacaacaagaacaacaagaacaacaagaacaagaacaacaagaagaacaagaacaacaacaacaagaacaagaagaacaacaagaacaagaacaagaagaacaagaacaacaagaacaagaagaacaagaagaagaagaagaagaacaacaagaacaagaacaacaagaacaacaacaacaacaacaacaacaacaacaacaacaacaacaacaacaacaacaaacaagaacacaaataTTTACTATAAAGGAAAGTAAGTTTTAATGTTACCGTTGTCTATCTCAATGGGCTTATTCCACACCAGTCTGCTTACGCCAGTGCCACTGGCAGTGTCAGTGCCGATGGCAGTATCAGTGTCAGTGGCAAATAGACGAATGGCAAAGTGCCACTGGCAGTTCTCACAATACTGAGGCAACTCTCCTTTCTCGGTAGGAACCTCAAAGTTCTCTCCGATGTTCATGTACTGATGTTCTGTCAGACTGACAGCTCTTTCCTGTAGGTCAGTCTAAGAGAAAACACAAAAAGGaagctgtttatttttgtgtttgtgtgaaatgtgtgtagtTTTGTGTTAAGAGAAAACTGTCTAATTTTGAGTTCATTTATTTTGGAAAATGAAAATCTCTTAGTATATATTTACATATTATACCAAAACTCAAATTTTTACTGAAATGACGCGCCCCATTCTGGATTTAGTCACCTACGATATTAGTCTTAACGCCTTTGCCTTAACTTAATTAACTGAGTATttaagcagttctaaccttaaaAAAAACGTGTAAAAAGTAAAGTACAGTCGGAATCGTTTATAACGTAACCGGTTATAACGAATATTGGTCATaacgaacattttattttttccctgccAGCGCTGTTCTTAATTATCACTAAAAGCAAACTGGTTATAACGAAACCGGTTATAACGAGAAACTGCTTACAACGTCAACATTTCTTGTTCCCAGACCAGAAAAAGAACCGGTTAGAACGAAACTATGACGCAAATCCAACTTTTTCCTAACTTATGACTTACGACGTCAACTTTGGGAAGTAATTCATACAACAAGATGGCGACTAAATATTGattaatacaatacaatacaatacaataactttattaatctctaaaagagaaattacattgctgagcgtttgtgtccgtaataataacatacataacacattcacaataaacatttgttctttgtcctgagaaaatatagcacattggttatcacataagaaagtatattaaaaataaattaacatgcattcacaaacattttaacaaacattttatttttttccagcCAGCGGTGTTCTTAGTTATCACTATAACGAAACCGGGTATAACGAATATTGgttataacaaacattttattttttccctgccagcggtgttcttagttatcactaaaaacaaaccggttataacgaAAATGCAAAGCAGAAACAAAGGTAAACTTTTGCAACTTGA is from Littorina saxatilis isolate snail1 linkage group LG5, US_GU_Lsax_2.0, whole genome shotgun sequence and encodes:
- the LOC138966108 gene encoding uncharacterized protein isoform X1, encoding MYEGLLFALHLVTGFAAFSYNPKAVIVSPDGTSPLEFAVGSDVTLQCRLTSSAASLYDVTELALKRKSTGEFLDVTVVGNDTVEATLVNVTAMSRDVISCLDKRYNRALVTQDVCVGDAPSDFDVRCELSPYVSFQCCVMTEQPHNRLCDVNWTLEYYQTRLGKGQWRTFSGDGFDDDLCATWALQSSYNRLQLYKKVTVRAASSNQIGSANTSITLVPARYATSGPVQNLTVKTNSSYSRSLVVTWERNDKLTTLLCQDMGLVYNVVLTSLHDSTSRSEKVNGAQSHKHEYTFTGLSPNTRYNATVVPLSHHFSGPARSHEVKTPQSRPLKAPEIVGWSFSTMPTGGVAVYWRKLSHEDKGGPITAYSVSVKAHSLGTKTHSVNVSEVPGSQQRVTTPTVVPGCSAGCVVTVTVSTRVGPSPPATVTIPPPQQRDQPVPVVRTTQEANRSRTVSWEGVVHVTSVVWCFGSRYPNHSSLVKCQTDLQERAVSLTEHQYMNIGENFEVPTEKGELPQYCENCQWHFAIRLFATDTDTAIGTDTASGTGVSRLVWNKPIEIDNVLGLTSDSYHLAVPVGVALGLTVAFPLCILCLTWCVRRTNRKKGQFSPLKIDGPEEGLKVKPKTAYAGKDVSYQGRCSMTSEDSGVESTGENKSSDRGANSGSKECIDLPTSGLGHNNITEIEMTSRTPRTSISNRAARHCQPCVEQEAGLAEEGVEGKDDASEPLLARQSAHEERGSGTEEERKMTDHRESQCVQPFAWEAGVEFAENHVKAVCIQPNLDTCYVKMVHGNDVETSGKALRCEESKHSSAGINITDPKVTSKAIEKLKDASASVPLGQQSESYLRTVLSPTTGTYTQLDVLTSPTERVSGHQSSPAAIPQVFKGLKQIRHDTALDRPILSPVPEVIECGIKSDEKFSATLVVQTVSSPPIQKDVVRCYAEINADSAEDGDGQTVTGADSPLGQQTLQNVLVIDSNSGVEGVANLESIPPSKERGYNTSKKAQRQQRECNSLCECSGNQSEPEYQCECHSHAERSEIRSESKMQCECLSPSERLGIQPKHKFLCESHSLGEDSGILCTQSSIAALPNVVCHSGYMPESHLFRVPDHRH
- the LOC138966108 gene encoding uncharacterized protein isoform X2 produces the protein MYEGLLFALHLVTGFAAFSYNPKAVIVSPDGTSPLEFAVGSDVTLQCRLTSSAASLYDVTELALKRKSTGEFLDVTVVGNDTVEATLVNVTAMSRDVISCLDKRYNRALVTQDVCVGDAPSDFDVRCELSPYVSFQCCVMTEQPHNRLCDVNWTLEYYQTRLGKGQWRTFSGDGFDDDLCATWALQSSYNRLQLYKKVTVRAASSNQIGSANTSITLVPARYATSGPVQNLTVKTNSSYSRSLVVTWERNDKLTTLLCQDMGLVYNVVLTSLHDSTSRSEKVNGAQSHKHEYTFTGLSPNTRYNATVVPLSHHFSGPARSHEVKTPQSRPLKAPEIVGWSFSTMPTGGVAVYWRKLSHEDKGGPITAYSVSVKAHSLGTKTHSVNVSEVPGSQQRVTTPTVVPGCSAGCVVTVTVSTRVGPSPPATVTIPPPQQRDQPVPVVRTTQEANRSRTVSWEGVVHVTSVVWCFGSRYPNHSSLVKCQTDLQERAVSLTEHQYMNIGENFEVPTEKGELPQYCENCQWHFAIRLFATDTDTAIGTDTASGTGVSRLVWNKPIEIDNGLTSDSYHLAVPVGVALGLTVAFPLCILCLTWCVRRTNRKKGQFSPLKIDGPEEGLKVKPKTAYAGKDVSYQGRCSMTSEDSGVESTGENKSSDRGANSGSKECIDLPTSGLGHNNITEIEMTSRTPRTSISNRAARHCQPCVEQEAGLAEEGVEGKDDASEPLLARQSAHEERGSGTEEERKMTDHRESQCVQPFAWEAGVEFAENHVKAVCIQPNLDTCYVKMVHGNDVETSGKALRCEESKHSSAGINITDPKVTSKAIEKLKDASASVPLGQQSESYLRTVLSPTTGTYTQLDVLTSPTERVSGHQSSPAAIPQVFKGLKQIRHDTALDRPILSPVPEVIECGIKSDEKFSATLVVQTVSSPPIQKDVVRCYAEINADSAEDGDGQTVTGADSPLGQQTLQNVLVIDSNSGVEGVANLESIPPSKERGYNTSKKAQRQQRECNSLCECSGNQSEPEYQCECHSHAERSEIRSESKMQCECLSPSERLGIQPKHKFLCESHSLGEDSGILCTQSSIAALPNVVCHSGYMPESHLFRVPDHRH